Within the Acidipropionibacterium acidipropionici genome, the region TGTACAGCAGCGACGCCACGACCGCCGAGGGGCTGATTGACTGGCGCTTCGACCGGGTGCTGTACCGCGACCCCCAGCCGGGGGTCTTCATGGCCGAGTGCCCCGATTTCTTCCCGCTGACGGCCCCGGACGGCAGACGCCGGTGGGTACTCGTGTACTGCGCGATGGGGGCGCGCAGTGAGGGCCTCCAGGACGGGACCGGTCATGAGCCCACCAATATCGCCCGGTATGTGGTCGGCGACTGGGCCCCCGGACGGCCTTTCACCGACGTCACCGCGCCGCGTCCCTGCGATCGAGGCCCCTCCTACTACGCCCCGCAGTCCATGGCAACCCCCGACGGAAGGCGGCTGACCATCGGCTGGATGTCGGCCGTCGGCGGGGTCGACGGCCCGCCCGAACCGCCGCAGGCCGCCGACGGGTGGTGCGGCCAGCTCACCGTTCCCCGCGAACTGAGTCTGGGGGTCGGCGACACCCTGCTGGCGGTCCCCGCGCGCGAGCTGGCAGGGCTGCGCACCGGCACCCGGAGCCTCGGACGGCTCGAGCTGTCCGCCGGACAGGTCGCTCAGCTGGCCGAGGACGTCGACGCCGCCGAGATCGAGCTCGACGTGAGCTCGGGGAGCGTGACGCTGACGGTCGGGCTCACCCCCGGCGGCGGGGGCTCCCGGATCGACTGCGACGCCGCCACCGGCGCGGTGACACTGTCCTGTCGGACCGCGGGGGGCGACGTCGTCACCAACCGCGCACCGGCGCGCCGTCCGGGCGCCGACCGGAATCCGGGCTCTGACAAGCCTACCGAACCGTTGAGGGTGCGCGTCCTGGCCGACCGCGGCTCGGTGGAGGTCTT harbors:
- a CDS encoding glycoside hydrolase family 32 protein; protein product: MTALESAEDSVASMLEGRDDRWYPAFHIAARAGWINDPNGLCHFNGRYHVFFQHNPFGSGWGHIHWGHVSSADLVAWRREPIAMAPELDAERDGVFSGSAAVLPDAEGVPTLAVLYTGHRWRDDGSGGALQSQCLATSRDGAAFTRHGVVIACPDGVPDFRDPKIWCTDGRWYLVVGVQTPDGHGEVWLYSSDATTAEGLIDWRFDRVLYRDPQPGVFMAECPDFFPLTAPDGRRRWVLVYCAMGARSEGLQDGTGHEPTNIARYVVGDWAPGRPFTDVTAPRPCDRGPSYYAPQSMATPDGRRLTIGWMSAVGGVDGPPEPPQAADGWCGQLTVPRELSLGVGDTLLAVPARELAGLRTGTRSLGRLELSAGQVAQLAEDVDAAEIELDVSSGSVTLTVGLTPGGGGSRIDCDAATGAVTLSCRTAGGDVVTNRAPARRPGADRNPGSDKPTEPLRVRVLADRGSVEVFAAGRVISSTVFPPAGPRAIELSCSQAASLICRIHRMAPIWETPDR